The proteins below come from a single Haladaptatus paucihalophilus DX253 genomic window:
- a CDS encoding CDGSH iron-sulfur domain-containing protein, with protein sequence MAREVRHDARSPLKLDEDDIDEEKGDIAVCRCGLSAEYPFCDGTHRTTRDEEEGTVYRYEDGKRRVIEKIVYREGDGSGDHGNGTDDRGDGNRDYGDDNGD encoded by the coding sequence ATGGCCCGCGAAGTGCGACACGACGCGAGGAGTCCGCTCAAACTCGACGAGGACGACATCGACGAGGAGAAAGGCGATATCGCCGTCTGCCGGTGCGGCCTGTCCGCGGAGTATCCGTTCTGTGACGGCACACACCGAACGACGCGGGACGAGGAGGAGGGAACGGTGTACCGGTACGAAGACGGCAAGCGACGGGTAATCGAGAAAATCGTCTACCGGGAAGGGGACGGGAGCGGCGACCACGGAAACGGCACCGACGACCGCGGGGACGGTAACCGCGACTACGGGGACGACAACGGCGACTGA
- a CDS encoding DEAD/DEAH box helicase, whose product MTDEYEISDFYDAIEDVGRPVLTADEVARALDCSHEDANRVLERLAEERDVARLDVENDPVVWFPTEWERLADRERIVVFPKRREIVADQPAQFTRAQLSQFAHLNDTTRAGSYSYRVREEDIWSAPYDSLETLMRTVRQVLPEPSPDLEGFIEAQWKRARQFRLYTHEDGYVVLEAASDDLMGNVARQKLSEDHLRAPIADDESWVAEDKVAEVKRILYEAGYPVQDERDLETGDDLDITCALDLRDYQREWVEEFVDLKSGVLVGPPGSGKTVAAMGVLEAVSGESLILVPGRELAGQWRDELLASTSLTPEQVGEYHGGEKNVRPVTIATYQTAGMDRHRQLFDQRRWGLIVYDECQHIPSRVFRRSADLQSKHRLGLSATPVREDDKEKDIFTLIGPPIGTDWDALFEAGFVAEPEVEIRYVGWDEETYHGEYANADGRGKRRIAATNPAKLDEIRFLLAEHPTSKALVFVEYLEQGDRIAEALDVPFLSGQMRHAERERHLQAFRDGREDTLVISRVGDEGIDLPDAEIAIVASGLGGSRRQGAQRAGRTMRPAGRARMYVLATRGTREEEFARQQLRHLASKGIRIQETVLDEREEDD is encoded by the coding sequence GTGACCGACGAGTACGAGATTTCTGACTTCTACGACGCCATCGAAGACGTGGGGCGTCCGGTGCTCACCGCCGATGAGGTCGCCCGCGCACTCGACTGTTCGCACGAGGACGCCAACCGCGTGCTGGAGCGACTCGCCGAGGAGCGCGACGTGGCGCGGCTAGACGTGGAGAACGACCCCGTGGTCTGGTTCCCGACCGAGTGGGAACGACTCGCCGACCGCGAGCGAATCGTGGTGTTCCCGAAACGCCGCGAAATCGTCGCCGACCAACCGGCGCAGTTCACGCGGGCGCAGCTCTCGCAGTTCGCCCACCTCAACGATACGACGCGGGCGGGGAGCTACAGCTATCGTGTTCGGGAGGAGGACATCTGGTCCGCGCCGTACGATTCTCTGGAAACCCTGATGCGGACCGTCCGGCAGGTGCTCCCGGAGCCGTCGCCGGATTTGGAGGGATTCATCGAGGCCCAGTGGAAGCGCGCGCGGCAGTTTCGCCTCTACACCCACGAGGACGGCTACGTCGTCCTCGAAGCCGCGAGCGACGACCTGATGGGGAACGTCGCCCGACAGAAGTTGAGCGAGGACCACCTCCGCGCGCCCATCGCCGACGACGAGAGCTGGGTCGCGGAGGACAAGGTGGCCGAAGTCAAACGAATCCTCTACGAAGCGGGCTACCCCGTGCAGGACGAACGCGACTTGGAAACCGGGGACGACCTCGATATCACCTGCGCCCTCGATTTGCGCGACTACCAGCGCGAGTGGGTCGAGGAGTTCGTCGATCTCAAATCCGGCGTCCTCGTCGGCCCGCCGGGGAGCGGGAAGACGGTGGCCGCGATGGGCGTCCTCGAAGCTGTCTCCGGCGAGAGCCTGATTCTGGTTCCGGGACGGGAACTCGCCGGGCAGTGGCGCGACGAACTGCTGGCCAGCACCAGCCTCACGCCGGAGCAGGTCGGCGAGTACCACGGCGGCGAGAAGAACGTCCGCCCGGTGACGATTGCGACCTACCAAACCGCCGGAATGGACCGCCACCGCCAGCTGTTCGACCAGCGACGGTGGGGCCTCATCGTATACGATGAATGTCAACACATCCCATCGCGGGTGTTCCGCCGGAGCGCGGACCTGCAGTCGAAGCACCGACTGGGATTGTCAGCGACGCCCGTACGGGAAGATGACAAGGAGAAAGACATTTTCACGCTCATCGGCCCGCCCATCGGCACCGACTGGGACGCGCTGTTCGAGGCCGGATTCGTCGCGGAACCCGAGGTGGAAATCCGGTACGTCGGGTGGGACGAGGAGACCTATCACGGCGAGTACGCTAACGCCGACGGACGCGGGAAGCGGCGAATCGCCGCGACGAACCCCGCGAAACTGGACGAGATTCGGTTCCTGCTCGCCGAACACCCCACCTCGAAGGCGCTGGTGTTCGTGGAGTACCTCGAACAGGGCGACCGAATCGCGGAGGCCCTCGACGTGCCGTTTCTAAGCGGCCAGATGCGCCACGCGGAGCGCGAGCGCCACCTGCAGGCGTTCCGCGACGGCCGGGAGGACACCTTGGTCATTTCGCGCGTCGGCGACGAGGGAATCGACCTCCCGGACGCCGAAATCGCCATCGTCGCGTCCGGGTTGGGCGGGTCGCGGCGGCAGGGCGCACAGCGCGCCGGGCGGACCATGCGCCCCGCCGGACGCGCTCGGATGTACGTGCTGGCGACGCGCGGCACCCGCGAGGAGGAGTTCGCCCGCCAGCAGTTGCGCCATCTCGCTTCGAAGGGAATTCGAATTCAGGAGACGGTGCTGGACGAGCGAGAGGAAGACGACTGA
- a CDS encoding oxidoreductase gives MARLEDPLEIGGVELPNRLYRAPLLECAGNGEDSVETLLRELEPAAESGVGLICQGATIVRGEGGCAAPGMTRVHDPAFVSRLSRLTDAVHDHGSRIFVQLEHGGLRSMETWHAGYRAENPELRQLAVSRPPAVLRLLDRVGFLDYDPHVLSTAEVYDLAADFGRSAEYAVEAGYDGIHIAGANMGIVQQFLSPFYNRRDDEFGGSLAARTRFLEVVYDEIRERVGPDVPVVTKVPAETTAPAFVRRHLSLADGIRICERLADVGFDALVPVQASVFWDASIVRGAFPARAWRDERFRDGYGEAFGSKPRAALVALLNWLQSLKYDFDPAWNRPFTRRVSSRVSVPVLAEGGIRTRAQIDRLLAEGACDAVGMGRPFYAEPRLPARLLESPNAAVACENCNNCTVPQATGARGVCRTPSVLAKRGELRESGAYDRPGNPDREES, from the coding sequence GTGGCCCGCCTCGAAGACCCGCTCGAAATCGGGGGCGTCGAACTTCCGAACCGACTCTATCGCGCCCCGTTGCTCGAATGCGCAGGCAACGGCGAAGACTCGGTGGAAACCCTGCTTCGGGAACTCGAACCGGCCGCCGAGTCGGGCGTCGGGCTGATATGTCAGGGTGCGACCATCGTGCGCGGCGAGGGAGGGTGTGCCGCGCCGGGAATGACCAGGGTTCACGACCCCGCGTTCGTCTCGCGCCTCTCCCGACTCACGGACGCGGTGCACGACCACGGGAGTCGGATTTTCGTCCAACTCGAACACGGGGGGTTGCGGAGCATGGAGACGTGGCACGCGGGCTACCGCGCCGAAAACCCCGAGTTGCGACAGTTGGCCGTCTCGCGGCCGCCCGCCGTCCTCCGATTGCTGGACAGAGTGGGCTTCCTCGACTACGACCCGCACGTCCTCTCGACAGCGGAGGTGTACGACCTCGCGGCCGATTTCGGCCGCTCGGCGGAATACGCGGTCGAAGCGGGCTACGACGGAATTCACATCGCCGGGGCGAACATGGGTATCGTCCAGCAGTTCCTCTCGCCGTTCTACAACCGCCGCGACGACGAGTTCGGCGGGTCGCTCGCGGCCCGGACGAGGTTCCTCGAAGTGGTGTACGACGAGATTCGGGAGCGCGTCGGCCCCGACGTTCCCGTCGTGACCAAGGTTCCCGCCGAAACGACCGCCCCCGCGTTCGTCCGGCGGCACCTCTCGCTCGCCGACGGAATCCGCATCTGCGAGCGGTTGGCCGACGTGGGATTCGACGCCCTCGTCCCGGTGCAGGCGTCGGTGTTCTGGGACGCGAGCATCGTTCGCGGCGCGTTCCCGGCCCGCGCGTGGCGCGACGAGCGGTTCCGCGACGGATACGGGGAGGCGTTCGGGAGCAAACCGCGCGCCGCGCTCGTCGCCCTGCTCAACTGGCTCCAGTCGCTGAAATACGACTTCGACCCGGCGTGGAACCGTCCGTTCACCCGTCGCGTCTCGTCGCGCGTGTCGGTGCCCGTGCTGGCGGAGGGCGGGATTCGGACCCGCGCCCAAATCGACCGACTGCTCGCCGAGGGCGCGTGCGACGCCGTGGGAATGGGACGACCGTTTTACGCCGAGCCGCGGCTCCCGGCGCGACTGCTCGAAAGCCCGAACGCCGCCGTCGCGTGCGAAAATTGCAACAACTGCACCGTCCCGCAAGCGACGGGGGCGCGCGGCGTCTGTCGAACGCCCAGCGTGCTCGCAAAGCGCGGAGAACTCCGGGAATCGGGTGCCTACGACCGCCCCGGTAACCCCGACCGAGAGGAGTCGTAA
- a CDS encoding DoxX family protein: MAEGSDTVTKSTGFRLARVIYGGLLTYMGISGLRNVEAQAGYAEAKGVPMPETSVVASHWLLLVGGVGITLWKLPALAASAAISFLVGVTPFTHDFWNQEGQERQNEENHFLKNAAMLGAALAFLGVAESEKAKKSTDE; this comes from the coding sequence ATGGCAGAAGGAAGCGATACGGTGACGAAATCGACGGGGTTCAGGTTGGCCAGAGTGATCTACGGCGGTCTTCTCACGTACATGGGGATTTCCGGGCTCCGGAACGTCGAAGCGCAGGCGGGCTACGCGGAAGCCAAGGGCGTCCCGATGCCCGAAACGTCCGTCGTGGCATCCCACTGGCTCCTCCTCGTCGGTGGCGTCGGAATCACCCTGTGGAAACTTCCGGCGCTCGCCGCCAGCGCCGCCATCAGTTTCTTAGTCGGCGTCACCCCGTTCACCCACGACTTCTGGAATCAAGAGGGTCAGGAACGACAGAACGAAGAGAACCACTTCCTCAAAAACGCGGCCATGCTCGGCGCGGCACTCGCCTTCCTCGGCGTCGCGGAATCCGAGAAGGCGAAAAAATCGACCGACGAATAA
- a CDS encoding thioredoxin family protein — MVMKESEEKIGRDDPVPNFELRGTDREYHTLGDFADYDAVLLVFTCNHCPYAQAKFDLLNDLADEYDDAAIVGINPNDADEYPDDSFEAMQSRVEDGTIGYDAYLRDESQEVAEAYGAVCTPDPFLLRNEGDTFTLAYHGRLDDALNPDAEATEFYIRDAIDSVLSGEDVDLEFMPSRGCSIKWK, encoded by the coding sequence ATGGTAATGAAAGAGTCAGAGGAGAAGATCGGACGCGACGACCCCGTTCCGAACTTCGAACTCCGCGGCACGGACAGAGAATATCACACGCTGGGCGACTTCGCGGACTACGACGCCGTGTTACTGGTGTTCACCTGCAACCACTGTCCCTACGCGCAGGCGAAGTTCGACCTGCTCAACGACCTCGCGGACGAGTACGACGACGCGGCCATCGTCGGTATCAACCCCAACGACGCCGACGAGTACCCCGACGACTCCTTCGAGGCGATGCAATCGCGAGTGGAAGACGGGACGATAGGGTACGACGCCTACCTCCGCGACGAGTCACAAGAGGTCGCGGAGGCCTACGGCGCGGTCTGCACGCCGGACCCGTTCTTGCTCCGCAACGAGGGAGACACGTTCACGCTGGCCTACCACGGCCGACTGGACGACGCGCTGAACCCCGACGCGGAGGCGACCGAGTTCTACATCCGCGACGCCATCGACAGCGTGCTGTCGGGCGAGGATGTGGACTTGGAGTTCATGCCGTCTCGTGGTTGTTCCATCAAGTGGAAATAA
- a CDS encoding right-handed parallel beta-helix repeat-containing protein, whose protein sequence is MRPSRPARSSRLVRLFVLLLAVSLVCASVPAFGDAPDASSTSIDSCTTISTPGRYVLASDVRTETAESCIDIRADDVTLDGRGHVIDGRKTDRRSVGNSGNTGLSVRDARNVTVRNLTATDWEVGVGFAGTTDGTLRDVRVVDNDLSGVRLADATGTDLTNVTATTNVNPQRRPFPGPSESAGIFVADSTDTRVLDANLSRNVAGFASVRSTGSVVVDSVGQSNEVGFLLGGTNGTVRGGVAAGNNVAFFADNASASTFARSFAISNRVGFGVENSTNATVADVNASSGLLGVSVVESRRTTLDNATTTDELVGVNFLDSTDATVTDSTVTGSGFVGVGLVGTSRARISNTTVARSAGNASIPGATSSGFYLNDSAARLRDVTATKNENWTVFAERGSSLDARNVSLDGTRLSFSGRNVALDSTDRPEAPPNRAPVGRSVVVSGTSSDSTLDLRVGYDPRAVAAAGVNETTLRLWRYDGDWSRVADSRVVRDDSAVTASLSRTDRSVVTALGERNATESASGRYSDRYGIVASSSAE, encoded by the coding sequence ATGCGACCGTCACGCCCCGCGCGTTCGTCACGACTCGTTCGGTTGTTCGTTCTGCTGCTCGCCGTTTCGCTGGTCTGTGCGTCCGTTCCGGCGTTCGGCGACGCCCCCGACGCGTCGAGTACGTCCATCGACTCCTGTACGACGATTTCGACGCCCGGCCGCTACGTCCTCGCGTCCGACGTCCGAACCGAGACGGCGGAATCCTGCATCGACATCCGCGCCGACGACGTGACGCTCGACGGTCGCGGCCACGTCATCGACGGGCGCAAAACCGACCGACGGAGCGTCGGAAACAGCGGAAATACTGGTCTGTCCGTCCGCGACGCGCGGAACGTCACCGTTCGGAACTTGACGGCGACCGACTGGGAGGTCGGCGTCGGGTTCGCGGGGACGACCGACGGAACGCTTCGGGACGTTCGCGTCGTCGATAACGACCTGTCCGGCGTGCGACTTGCCGACGCGACCGGAACCGACCTGACGAACGTCACGGCGACGACCAACGTGAACCCGCAACGTCGGCCGTTCCCGGGGCCGTCGGAGTCCGCGGGAATCTTCGTCGCCGACAGCACCGACACGCGCGTCCTCGATGCGAACCTATCGCGCAACGTCGCCGGATTCGCGTCCGTCCGTTCGACCGGTTCCGTCGTCGTCGATAGCGTCGGGCAGTCGAACGAAGTCGGGTTCCTCCTCGGCGGGACGAACGGGACCGTCCGCGGGGGCGTGGCCGCCGGGAACAACGTCGCGTTCTTCGCCGACAACGCGAGCGCCAGCACGTTCGCCCGCTCGTTCGCCATCTCGAATCGCGTCGGGTTCGGGGTGGAAAACAGCACGAACGCCACCGTCGCCGACGTGAACGCCAGTTCGGGTCTGCTCGGCGTGAGCGTCGTTGAATCCCGACGGACCACGCTGGACAACGCCACGACGACCGACGAACTCGTCGGCGTCAACTTCCTGGACTCGACCGACGCGACGGTGACTGACAGCACCGTCACCGGAAGCGGGTTCGTCGGTGTCGGACTGGTCGGGACTTCTCGGGCCCGGATTTCGAACACGACGGTCGCACGCTCGGCGGGCAACGCCTCCATCCCCGGCGCGACGAGTTCGGGGTTCTATCTCAACGACTCCGCCGCCCGTCTCCGCGACGTGACGGCGACGAAAAACGAGAACTGGACCGTGTTCGCCGAACGCGGTTCGTCCCTCGACGCTCGGAACGTCTCGCTCGACGGCACGCGACTGTCCTTCTCGGGGCGGAACGTCGCCCTCGACTCGACCGACCGGCCGGAGGCTCCGCCGAATCGCGCGCCCGTCGGCCGGTCGGTCGTGGTCAGCGGAACGTCGTCCGACTCGACGCTCGACCTTCGAGTGGGATACGACCCCCGCGCCGTTGCGGCCGCTGGCGTGAACGAGACGACGCTTCGACTGTGGCGGTACGACGGCGACTGGTCGAGAGTCGCGGACAGTCGGGTGGTCCGCGACGATTCCGCCGTCACCGCCTCCCTCTCCCGCACGGACCGCTCGGTCGTCACCGCGCTCGGGGAGCGAAACGCGACCGAATCGGCGTCTGGTCGTTACAGCGACAGGTACGGAATCGTCGCCAGTTCGTCGGCGGAGTAG
- a CDS encoding glucodextranase DOMON-like domain-containing protein, with product MTAPIAAGERPTGGSDAHWTTGEKYGVGTVADHDSDDPSRVWFTLTEGALTEARFPRIDYINLRTLDFVVADPADGYVARSFNVSRLDDEEEGVERTTEMADDDSLSFRQTITATDGRDWKLVVEYAAHPDRDAFLADVKFDGGGAKYDVYALADTAFSNSGMGDVAHTRADSGESYLSGHDTTDNDGNAVILDADGNPYNVAGALAADGGFDWTTVDVVGGDSLSPLLTDGTAETSYDEAAGNVALVGRLGRKTDGVNATVAFGFAENADETSAYEEAKAALSSPFGKVRARYAKSWREYLKGVTVPKSVRRDEELRRQFDASAMALKAAESKRFRGAGVASPSVPWGEAVVANEPSDYGYNFVWSRDLYQAFTALSAMGDVESAVAAVEYLYEYQQDDAGFLPQNTFLDGRTRWGGEQMDNISFPQIMAYQLRERHDIGFDDVSYDYENVRLSADYVVGHGPATGQERWEEESGYSPSTTAAEIAGLACAAAIADEEGEDADALVYLALADRWQAKTEAWMATTTGTDEHTRTPYYFRINDDTDPDDGAPRSINNGGPTLDERNVIDAGFLELVRLGVKPWDDPTIRNSLAVVDDTIEVETPHGPAFYRYNDDGYGEQGENARDDYREGGPWSLDNEGQGRLWPIFTGERGEYELLAGCEREYDPESLLTTMAGFANSGRMIPEQVWDRPDSTAYGWEFGEGTGSATPLSWSMAQFVRLAYGIEAGKPVETPAFVEGRYADGEVPDGPALSVEFPSSPVTRRTVTVSVETDGATVVVKTPSQTIVRDGGAFSVAVEVGDGESGITVAAATDGDSLAETGTTVRRKTVAYVDVGDEVATWDDPAGDDAGPGSYTYPTSGEFVDGAFDIDSFGVYETDDAYQFLLRLAGELTNPWGGNELSLQTIQVYLRDPDASGGTTDAREGVNATFEAPYQYRVVAEGFVPARVEAGDGSELTRDVTITGYESVDAVKLELPKSTLDGDLTDMQLVPLLLGQDGYSPGRIRPVNATAGGYTFGGGRDDSMNPNVIDLVTPEGVNQSDALAYSADELATIPYLSL from the coding sequence ATGACTGCCCCCATCGCGGCGGGCGAGCGGCCGACCGGCGGCAGCGACGCCCACTGGACGACGGGCGAGAAGTACGGCGTCGGCACCGTCGCCGACCACGATTCCGACGACCCCTCGCGGGTCTGGTTCACCCTCACCGAGGGCGCGCTGACCGAGGCGCGATTCCCGCGAATCGACTACATCAACCTCCGAACGCTCGATTTCGTCGTGGCAGACCCGGCGGACGGCTACGTCGCCCGCTCGTTCAACGTCTCCCGCTTGGACGACGAGGAGGAGGGCGTCGAGCGGACGACCGAGATGGCGGACGACGATTCGCTCTCCTTCCGGCAGACGATAACCGCGACCGACGGCCGGGATTGGAAACTCGTCGTGGAGTACGCGGCGCATCCCGACCGCGACGCGTTCCTCGCCGACGTGAAGTTCGACGGGGGCGGAGCGAAGTACGACGTGTACGCCCTCGCCGACACGGCGTTCTCGAACAGCGGGATGGGCGACGTTGCACACACCAGGGCAGACAGCGGCGAGTCCTACCTGTCCGGCCACGACACGACCGACAACGACGGGAACGCGGTCATCCTCGACGCGGACGGGAACCCCTACAACGTCGCCGGGGCGCTCGCCGCGGACGGCGGCTTCGACTGGACGACGGTGGACGTCGTAGGGGGCGACAGCCTCTCGCCGCTGCTCACAGACGGAACGGCCGAAACGAGCTACGACGAGGCGGCCGGGAACGTCGCGCTCGTCGGACGACTCGGACGGAAGACGGACGGAGTGAACGCGACCGTCGCGTTCGGCTTCGCCGAGAACGCGGACGAAACGAGCGCGTACGAGGAGGCGAAGGCGGCACTCTCCTCACCGTTCGGGAAGGTCCGAGCGCGCTACGCGAAGTCGTGGCGAGAGTACCTGAAAGGAGTCACAGTCCCGAAAAGCGTTCGAAGGGACGAGGAGCTTCGACGGCAGTTCGACGCCAGCGCGATGGCGCTGAAAGCCGCCGAGTCGAAGCGGTTCCGCGGTGCGGGCGTCGCCAGTCCGAGCGTCCCGTGGGGCGAGGCCGTAGTTGCGAACGAACCGTCCGACTACGGGTACAACTTCGTCTGGTCGCGCGACCTCTATCAGGCGTTCACCGCGCTCTCGGCCATGGGCGACGTGGAGAGCGCCGTCGCCGCCGTCGAGTACCTGTACGAGTATCAGCAGGACGACGCGGGCTTTCTCCCGCAGAACACGTTCCTCGACGGCCGGACGCGCTGGGGCGGCGAGCAGATGGACAACATCTCGTTCCCCCAAATCATGGCGTATCAACTGCGCGAACGCCACGACATCGGGTTCGACGACGTGAGCTACGACTACGAGAACGTCCGCCTCTCGGCGGATTACGTCGTCGGTCACGGACCCGCCACCGGACAGGAACGCTGGGAGGAGGAGTCGGGCTACTCGCCGAGCACGACGGCCGCCGAAATCGCCGGACTCGCCTGCGCCGCGGCCATCGCCGACGAGGAGGGCGAGGACGCCGACGCGCTCGTCTACCTCGCGCTGGCCGACCGCTGGCAGGCGAAGACGGAAGCGTGGATGGCGACGACGACGGGCACCGATGAGCACACGCGGACGCCGTACTACTTCCGCATCAACGACGACACGGACCCGGACGACGGCGCGCCGCGGAGCATCAACAACGGCGGGCCGACGCTGGACGAGCGGAACGTCATCGACGCGGGCTTCCTCGAACTCGTCCGCCTCGGCGTCAAGCCGTGGGACGACCCGACGATTCGGAACTCGCTCGCCGTCGTGGACGACACCATCGAGGTCGAGACGCCGCACGGTCCGGCGTTCTACCGCTACAACGACGACGGCTACGGCGAGCAGGGTGAAAACGCGCGCGACGACTACCGCGAGGGCGGCCCGTGGTCGCTCGACAACGAGGGGCAGGGTCGCCTCTGGCCCATCTTCACCGGCGAGCGGGGCGAGTACGAACTCCTCGCGGGATGTGAGCGCGAGTACGACCCCGAATCGTTGCTCACGACGATGGCCGGGTTCGCCAACTCGGGGCGGATGATTCCCGAGCAGGTGTGGGACCGGCCCGATTCGACCGCCTACGGGTGGGAGTTCGGCGAAGGAACCGGCTCCGCGACCCCGCTGTCGTGGAGCATGGCGCAGTTCGTCCGACTGGCCTACGGCATCGAGGCCGGAAAGCCGGTCGAGACGCCCGCGTTCGTCGAGGGGCGCTACGCGGACGGCGAAGTCCCGGACGGACCGGCCCTCTCGGTCGAGTTCCCGTCGTCGCCGGTCACGCGACGGACCGTCACGGTCTCGGTCGAAACGGACGGCGCGACAGTCGTCGTGAAGACGCCGAGCCAGACCATCGTGCGCGACGGCGGCGCGTTCAGCGTCGCCGTCGAGGTCGGCGACGGCGAGAGCGGCATTACGGTCGCGGCCGCGACCGACGGTGATTCCCTCGCGGAGACGGGAACGACGGTGCGCCGGAAGACGGTGGCGTACGTCGACGTCGGCGACGAGGTTGCGACGTGGGACGACCCGGCGGGCGACGACGCGGGGCCGGGTTCCTACACCTACCCGACCTCGGGCGAGTTCGTGGACGGCGCGTTCGACATCGACTCGTTCGGCGTCTACGAAACCGACGACGCCTACCAGTTCCTGCTCCGGCTCGCGGGCGAGTTGACGAACCCGTGGGGCGGCAACGAGCTATCCTTGCAGACGATTCAGGTGTACCTCCGCGACCCCGACGCCTCGGGCGGGACGACGGACGCCCGCGAGGGCGTCAACGCGACCTTCGAAGCGCCGTACCAGTACCGCGTCGTCGCGGAAGGGTTCGTTCCGGCGCGCGTCGAAGCGGGAGACGGGAGCGAGCTCACGCGCGACGTGACGATAACGGGCTACGAGTCGGTCGATGCGGTCAAGCTCGAACTGCCGAAGTCCACCCTCGACGGCGATTTGACCGACATGCAACTCGTGCCGCTCCTCCTCGGACAGGACGGTTACAGTCCGGGACGGATTCGCCCCGTCAACGCGACGGCGGGCGGCTACACCTTCGGCGGCGGCCGCGACGATTCGATGAACCCGAACGTCATCGACCTCGTGACGCCCGAGGGAGTGAATCAGTCGGACGCGCTCGCCTACTCCGCCGACGAACTGGCGACGATTCCGTACCTGTCGCTGTAA
- a CDS encoding glutathione S-transferase family protein, producing MNMLVDGEWRTDAYESTNEEGEFERQTTSFREWVEDDPESEFPAESGRYHLYVSYACPWAHRTLLVRSLKGLEDHISVSVVDPHRQNDGWEFSPDRLGCTADSANGAEYLREVYVKADREFTGRVTVPVLWDEERETVVNNESAEIMRMFDTAFDDIADRDVTLYPETYREEVDETIEDIYDPINNGVYRAGFAETQTAYEAAVSDLFEALNRWEEVLADRRYLCGPDLTEADLCLFTTLVRFDAVYATHFKCNVRRIADYPNLWNYLKELAQLPDVAETIRMDHIKEHYYRSHADINPAGIVPVGPDLDFDADHDRERLAGGPPNEIRR from the coding sequence ATGAACATGCTCGTGGACGGCGAGTGGCGGACCGACGCGTACGAGAGCACGAACGAGGAGGGTGAGTTCGAGCGACAAACGACGTCGTTCCGCGAGTGGGTCGAGGACGACCCGGAGAGCGAGTTTCCGGCGGAATCGGGTCGCTATCACCTGTACGTCTCCTACGCCTGCCCGTGGGCACACCGGACGCTCCTCGTGCGGTCGCTGAAGGGACTCGAAGACCATATCTCGGTGTCGGTCGTGGACCCACACCGGCAGAACGACGGCTGGGAGTTCTCTCCCGACCGGCTCGGCTGTACGGCTGACAGCGCGAACGGGGCGGAGTACCTCCGCGAAGTGTACGTGAAGGCCGACCGCGAGTTCACCGGGCGCGTGACGGTGCCCGTCCTCTGGGACGAGGAGCGTGAAACCGTCGTCAACAACGAGTCGGCGGAGATAATGCGGATGTTCGACACCGCGTTCGACGACATCGCGGACCGCGACGTGACCCTCTACCCCGAGACGTACCGCGAGGAAGTGGACGAGACCATCGAGGACATCTACGACCCCATCAACAACGGCGTGTACCGTGCGGGGTTCGCGGAGACCCAGACCGCCTACGAAGCCGCCGTGTCCGACCTGTTCGAGGCGCTCAACCGCTGGGAGGAAGTACTCGCCGACCGACGCTACCTCTGCGGGCCGGACCTGACCGAGGCCGACCTCTGCCTGTTCACGACGCTCGTGCGCTTCGACGCGGTGTACGCGACGCACTTCAAATGCAACGTCCGCCGAATCGCGGACTACCCGAACCTCTGGAACTACCTGAAGGAGTTGGCACAGCTACCCGACGTCGCCGAGACGATTCGGATGGACCACATCAAGGAACACTACTACCGAAGCCACGCGGACATCAACCCGGCCGGAATCGTCCCCGTCGGCCCGGACCTCGACTTCGATGCCGACCACGACCGCGAGCGGTTAGCGGGTGGCCCGCCGAACGAGATTCGACGGTGA